One Pseudomonadota bacterium genomic region harbors:
- a CDS encoding glycosyltransferase family 4 protein has product MKHGYHLALVQPKYRPDGGAEQILSRILTALQGEDMQITVVSRNWQAADLTNDARELLKCDPFYVGRLWREWSFARAACRALRDLDTDLVQAQVRIPCCDIYRAGGGVHREWLRQRDRMRGWRGRIGTSLSLFHRFKLRQERDLYQSPKLKAVICNSRMVADEIRRDFNFPEDKIHVIYNGVDLDRFRPDADPAGRARIRSELGIGDGDTAFVFVGSGFERKGLASAIRAFSRLPEDSHLIAVGQDKRPGHYRRLAQRLGVADRVHLVGKQINVVAYYSAADAFVLPTLYDPFANATLEAFACGLPVLTSEKCGAVDLIRTGENGYVCDALDWQTLSRQMDAVRDPQTRARIGRAGRATVEPLSLETMGRNLTALYQRLMAESAKPD; this is encoded by the coding sequence ATGAAGCACGGCTATCACCTGGCGCTGGTACAGCCCAAATACCGACCTGACGGCGGCGCCGAACAGATTCTCTCTCGCATTCTCACCGCCCTTCAGGGCGAGGACATGCAAATCACCGTGGTCAGCCGCAACTGGCAGGCGGCGGATCTGACCAACGACGCCCGCGAGCTCTTGAAATGCGACCCGTTCTACGTCGGACGCTTGTGGCGGGAATGGAGCTTTGCCCGCGCGGCTTGCCGGGCGCTTCGCGATCTAGACACCGATCTGGTCCAGGCCCAGGTACGAATTCCCTGCTGCGATATTTACCGTGCCGGCGGTGGTGTTCACCGCGAGTGGCTCCGACAGCGCGACAGAATGCGCGGCTGGCGGGGCCGGATCGGCACCTCGCTGAGCCTGTTTCACCGGTTCAAATTGCGACAGGAACGCGACCTCTATCAGAGCCCGAAACTGAAAGCGGTGATCTGCAACTCGCGCATGGTAGCCGACGAGATTCGGCGCGATTTCAACTTCCCCGAGGACAAAATACACGTCATCTACAACGGCGTGGATCTGGATCGCTTCCGCCCCGATGCCGACCCGGCAGGGCGGGCACGCATCCGTTCCGAGCTGGGCATCGGCGATGGCGACACGGCCTTCGTGTTTGTCGGTTCCGGCTTCGAACGCAAGGGACTGGCCAGCGCCATTCGCGCCTTCTCCCGGCTACCGGAGGACAGCCACCTGATCGCGGTCGGTCAGGACAAACGCCCCGGTCATTATCGGCGGCTGGCCCAACGCCTGGGCGTGGCCGACCGGGTTCACCTGGTGGGCAAACAGATCAATGTCGTCGCGTACTACTCGGCTGCCGATGCCTTCGTGCTGCCCACGCTCTACGATCCCTTCGCCAATGCGACCTTGGAGGCCTTCGCTTGCGGCTTGCCGGTGCTGACCAGCGAGAAGTGCGGCGCGGTGGACCTGATCCGCACGGGAGAGAACGGCTACGTCTGTGACGCTCTGGATTGGCAAACACTGTCCCGGCAAATGGACGCCGTTCGAGATCCGCAAACGCGGGCGCGTATCGGCCGGGCGGGGCGCGCCA
- a CDS encoding glycosyltransferase family 2 protein: MAASFSIIIPAYNAVGFLRRAVDSALAQAWEEVEIIIVDDGSTDGTPAMAADYQTQHPDRVRFVEQTNQGPGAARNHGISKAQGDFILCLDADDELVPEALGLFAEKIAQVPEVEMVFAGYFSVSLDGDRKAYCPEPVAADPMRNFLNYIRGRGVTPTHGAVAIRRKVFDQLHYPESIRNNEDVVLFAQILATRVVASLPDPILLKYKRVGSLRYDQAAVAEASQRAAQLLFDANILPPAFIRHQAEFQSSRHLARFRTLYRDKRFAEARAQYHQAIKIYPRHLFRMNALAKYLRSLRRDKAN; encoded by the coding sequence ATGGCCGCCTCGTTCAGCATTATCATCCCGGCCTACAACGCTGTAGGCTTTCTCCGTCGGGCAGTGGATTCTGCCCTCGCCCAGGCATGGGAGGAGGTGGAAATCATCATTGTCGATGACGGCTCCACCGACGGCACGCCGGCAATGGCAGCGGACTATCAAACGCAGCATCCCGATCGCGTGCGCTTTGTCGAGCAAACCAACCAGGGGCCCGGCGCGGCACGAAATCATGGCATCAGCAAGGCGCAAGGCGATTTCATCTTGTGTCTGGACGCCGACGATGAGTTAGTGCCCGAGGCGCTGGGGCTTTTCGCCGAGAAAATCGCGCAGGTGCCGGAGGTGGAAATGGTCTTTGCAGGCTATTTCTCCGTCAGTTTGGATGGTGATCGCAAAGCCTACTGTCCCGAGCCGGTCGCCGCTGACCCCATGCGTAACTTTCTGAATTACATTCGTGGCCGAGGCGTCACCCCCACCCATGGCGCGGTGGCCATACGGCGCAAAGTGTTCGATCAGCTGCATTACCCAGAGTCGATCCGCAACAACGAAGATGTGGTGCTGTTCGCCCAGATCCTGGCCACCCGTGTCGTGGCCTCGCTGCCTGACCCTATTTTGCTGAAATACAAAAGGGTCGGGAGCTTGCGCTACGATCAGGCCGCGGTTGCCGAAGCCTCGCAGCGCGCGGCCCAATTGCTGTTCGATGCGAATATCCTGCCGCCGGCATTCATACGCCACCAAGCAGAGTTTCAATCCAGCCGCCATTTGGCCCGTTTTCGAACCCTGTATCGGGACAAGCGCTTTGCCGAAGCGCGGGCGCAATACCATCAGGCGATTAAGATCTACCCGCGCCATCTGTTCCGGATGAACGCGTTGGCAAAATATCTTCGGTCTCTGCGACGTGACAAAGCGAACTGA